A stretch of the Geovibrio thiophilus genome encodes the following:
- a CDS encoding flagellar basal body P-ring protein FlgI: MKKFTVILLVFFISLQASANVKIRDLVNVKGIRDNQLIGYGLVVGLNGTGDKTGTEFTIQSLVNMLERMGITVNKDDVKVKNVAAVMVTAKLPAFAKNGSKTDVVVSSIGDAKSLEGGTLLMTPLSAANGQTYAVAQGPISVGGMNVSSGGAGAIKNHPTVGMIPNGALVEREIDFQMNTNFFEIAFNTYNMTNVVRAKDAINAYIGSEVASITSPTSIKVDIPDVFRTNFYDFMDSVLSVPVEPAGKAKVVVDERTGTIVMGADVRISTVAVSHGNLTITISSTVDTERNLFNPFEETTTETTNIQVEEEPNKLMVVPEGISISDLVKALNSIGVTPRDLISVLQAINSAGALHGELEVM; this comes from the coding sequence ATGAAGAAATTTACCGTAATTCTGCTTGTTTTTTTCATAAGTCTTCAGGCTTCAGCAAATGTCAAAATCCGTGACCTTGTAAACGTAAAAGGGATCAGAGACAACCAGCTCATCGGTTACGGTCTCGTTGTGGGGCTTAACGGAACAGGAGATAAAACCGGAACGGAGTTCACCATTCAGTCTCTCGTAAACATGCTTGAGAGAATGGGCATTACGGTAAACAAGGATGACGTTAAGGTGAAAAACGTCGCCGCGGTCATGGTCACCGCCAAGCTTCCCGCCTTCGCTAAAAACGGCAGCAAGACTGATGTTGTAGTCTCCTCCATCGGGGACGCGAAAAGTCTTGAGGGAGGAACACTTCTTATGACTCCACTTTCAGCGGCAAACGGGCAGACCTACGCCGTTGCGCAGGGACCCATATCCGTGGGCGGCATGAATGTTTCCTCCGGCGGAGCTGGAGCGATAAAAAACCACCCGACTGTAGGCATGATCCCCAACGGGGCGCTTGTCGAGCGTGAAATAGATTTCCAGATGAATACCAACTTCTTTGAAATAGCCTTTAACACATACAACATGACAAACGTGGTAAGAGCAAAAGACGCCATCAACGCCTATATAGGTTCAGAAGTTGCGTCAATCACCTCACCCACCAGCATCAAAGTTGATATACCGGATGTTTTCCGCACCAACTTCTATGACTTCATGGACTCGGTTCTCAGCGTGCCTGTTGAACCCGCCGGAAAAGCGAAAGTTGTTGTTGATGAGCGCACGGGAACAATCGTTATGGGCGCGGATGTGAGAATAAGCACTGTCGCCGTATCTCACGGAAACCTCACCATAACCATAAGCAGCACAGTTGACACCGAGCGCAACCTCTTCAACCCCTTTGAGGAGACAACAACGGAAACCACGAATATTCAGGTTGAGGAAGAGCCTAATAAGCTGATGGTTGTTCCCGAAGGTATAAGCATAAGCGACCTTGTGAAGGCGCTGAATTCCATAGGTGTAACCCCCAGAGACTTAATATCCGTTCTTCAGGCAATCAACTCCGCCGGCGCTCTGCACGGCGAGCTTGAGGTGATGTAA
- the flgG gene encoding flagellar basal-body rod protein FlgG, which yields MMRTLWTAATGMTAQQTNVDTIANNLSNVNNVGFKKSRVLFDDLMYQEVRRAGAITAAGLEHPTGIEIGLGTKVTAIQKIHSQGSFQYTGNNMDVAIEGDGYFQIALPDGNIAYTRAGAFQIDGNGNLTTPNGYLLEPAIVVPEDSTEISFAEDGTVSVVLPGDEEPTEIGAIELARFINPSGLHAMGKNLYLVTGSSGDPQVGVPGEDGFGVLAQNILEMSNVSLVEEMVAMITGQRAYEINSKAVQTGDDMLQIVNNLKR from the coding sequence ATGATGCGGACTCTCTGGACAGCCGCCACAGGCATGACGGCTCAGCAGACAAACGTGGACACAATCGCCAACAACCTCTCAAACGTAAACAACGTGGGTTTCAAAAAATCCAGAGTGCTGTTTGACGACCTGATGTATCAGGAGGTCAGACGCGCGGGTGCCATCACGGCAGCAGGGCTTGAACACCCCACCGGCATAGAAATCGGTCTCGGTACAAAAGTTACCGCAATACAGAAAATACACTCTCAGGGTTCCTTCCAGTACACCGGCAATAACATGGATGTGGCAATAGAAGGCGACGGATATTTCCAGATAGCGCTGCCTGACGGCAACATAGCCTACACCCGCGCGGGAGCATTCCAGATAGACGGAAACGGCAACCTGACCACACCGAACGGCTATCTCCTTGAGCCTGCTATAGTTGTTCCCGAGGATTCCACGGAAATCTCCTTCGCCGAAGACGGCACGGTGAGCGTTGTTCTCCCGGGGGATGAAGAACCGACTGAGATAGGCGCCATAGAGCTCGCCCGCTTCATAAACCCCTCAGGTCTGCACGCAATGGGTAAAAACCTGTACCTTGTTACAGGCTCCAGCGGCGATCCTCAGGTTGGTGTGCCCGGAGAGGACGGCTTCGGTGTTCTCGCGCAGAATATTCTGGAAATGAGCAACGTAAGCCTTGTGGAAGAGATGGTGGCGATGATTACCGGACAGAGAGCGTACGAAATCAACTCAAAAGCGGTTCAGACCGGAGATGATATGCTCCAGATAGTCAACAACCTAAAACGTTAG
- a CDS encoding rod-binding protein → MFAETVREARSFDGYTTIDQEKRLKEVCQDFEAMFYDMIYKTMRKATMESDLIKKSAGEKYFTEMLDTEMSKKAAEESKGGIGDMLFEQMKKYIPGSDQGNNYHGEKKTDLKSPYNGANTLINNRKGNGINVAI, encoded by the coding sequence ATGTTCGCAGAGACAGTAAGGGAAGCCCGCAGCTTTGACGGCTACACAACCATAGATCAGGAGAAAAGACTGAAAGAGGTTTGTCAGGACTTTGAGGCTATGTTCTATGACATGATCTACAAAACCATGAGAAAAGCCACAATGGAATCAGACCTGATCAAAAAGAGCGCAGGCGAAAAATACTTCACCGAGATGCTCGATACCGAGATGTCCAAAAAAGCCGCGGAAGAGTCCAAGGGCGGCATAGGCGACATGCTTTTTGAACAAATGAAGAAATATATTCCCGGATCGGATCAGGGAAACAATTACCACGGGGAAAAGAAAACTGATCTCAAAAGCCCCTATAACGGCGCAAACACGCTGATCAACAACAGGAAAGGCAATGGCATAAACGTTGCTATTTAA
- a CDS encoding nitroreductase family protein, translating into MLEFVIDRKKCRRCSLCVEDCPVGIIEKDRDGFPVISEEKETVCIRCQHCLAICPDAALSILGKKPEDSMPASDMPTARQVEALIRNRRSVRHFKKYDVEFETIRSLLCVTANCPTGENRRELTFTIIDNRADMDKFVEKAYALLEKRVDEGTLPDEFRFYATLLKRYKNGRDIIFRGAPHLIVASAPKGEGTPAADCYIALSYFELYAYSLKVGTVWLGFLAFMFEFMPEIKDVLGIPADHEAPYALLFGKAKYKYPRGVQRDDFRISRPEF; encoded by the coding sequence ATGCTAGAATTTGTCATTGACCGCAAAAAATGCAGACGATGTTCTCTCTGTGTGGAGGATTGCCCTGTTGGGATTATAGAGAAGGATCGCGATGGCTTCCCTGTCATATCTGAAGAAAAGGAGACTGTCTGCATCCGCTGTCAGCACTGTCTGGCTATCTGTCCTGACGCGGCTTTGTCGATACTCGGCAAAAAACCGGAGGACAGCATGCCCGCCTCAGACATGCCCACAGCGAGGCAGGTTGAGGCGCTTATCCGCAACAGACGCTCCGTGAGGCATTTCAAAAAGTACGACGTGGAATTTGAGACGATCCGTTCACTGCTCTGCGTTACGGCAAACTGCCCCACTGGGGAGAACAGGCGGGAGCTCACTTTTACCATAATAGACAACCGCGCGGACATGGATAAATTTGTCGAGAAGGCATACGCTCTCCTTGAGAAAAGGGTGGATGAAGGCACTCTGCCCGATGAGTTCAGATTTTACGCAACTCTTCTCAAAAGATACAAAAACGGCAGGGATATTATTTTCAGGGGCGCTCCGCACCTCATAGTCGCCTCCGCCCCCAAAGGAGAGGGAACGCCCGCAGCGGACTGTTATATCGCTCTCAGCTATTTTGAGCTTTACGCATACAGCCTCAAGGTGGGCACTGTGTGGCTGGGTTTTCTGGCGTTTATGTTTGAGTTCATGCCGGAGATAAAGGATGTTCTGGGAATCCCCGCTGACCACGAAGCGCCTTATGCCCTCCTTTTCGGCAAGGCGAAATATAAATATCCCCGAGGTGTTCAGAGGGACGATTTCAGGATAAGCAGACCGGAGTTTTGA
- a CDS encoding type II toxin-antitoxin system RelB/DinJ family antitoxin, translated as MPKTSMLHVRIEEDLKAEAAETLANFGLTVSDAVRILLTRIVKEGALPIGLTSDPEAYDLWFHAKVREALESTKSEEHKEVMNKAQILINRKKCAY; from the coding sequence ATGTCAGAATTGAAGAAGATTTAAAAGCCGAGGCTGCTGAAACGCTCGCCAATTTCGGGCTAACTGTTTCAGATGCCGTAAGAATCCTCTTGACACGCATTGTTAAAGAAGGAGCACTGCCGATCGGATTGACAAGTGATCCGGAAGCGTATGATCTCTGGTTTCATGCAAAAGTGAGGGAAGCTCTTGAAAGTACAAAGTCAGAAGAGCATAAAGAAGTAATGAATAAAGCCCAGATCTTAATAAACCGGAAAAAATGTGCGTATTGA
- a CDS encoding PilZ domain-containing protein, whose translation MYKKKQERRRHKRYSGVPLKLYLKKDGEYTFIELLDISIGGFLSNTGISFEIYDDYEAKIQFPNHGVKDVIHAHAVVWRIEANKDEISAKKRFVAFQFTKISDVDKHLIDEFLKDYEENVPYK comes from the coding sequence ATGTATAAAAAGAAACAGGAACGCCGCAGGCACAAACGGTACAGCGGTGTGCCTCTCAAGCTTTATTTGAAAAAGGACGGGGAATACACTTTTATTGAGCTATTAGACATCAGCATCGGCGGTTTTCTCTCCAACACGGGCATATCGTTTGAAATATATGACGATTACGAAGCGAAGATACAGTTCCCCAACCACGGAGTGAAGGATGTTATCCACGCCCACGCCGTGGTCTGGCGTATTGAGGCGAACAAAGATGAAATCAGCGCTAAAAAACGCTTCGTCGCCTTCCAGTTCACAAAAATTTCCGATGTCGACAAGCATCTTATAGATGAATTTCTCAAAGACTATGAGGAAAATGTTCCGTATAAATAA
- a CDS encoding flagella synthesis protein FlgN, which yields MDRFRNLLDILKSQCELYSELASVMAIEKETVARWNVDDTLELTKRKDTLVYKEKLLEEARRTIIKKISMDEGRDDMSLTDIIALMDEDGLKREFNQVRTDLKNVMHRLNDENLALKILYRTNIGLVNDFFDRLGITAGSTYGTHGKSRGVNSLLDKRG from the coding sequence ATGGACAGATTCAGAAACCTTCTTGATATACTGAAGTCGCAGTGCGAGCTTTATTCTGAGCTTGCGTCCGTTATGGCTATTGAGAAAGAAACCGTAGCCAGATGGAATGTCGATGACACGCTGGAGCTCACCAAGCGTAAGGATACCCTTGTGTACAAGGAGAAACTCCTTGAAGAAGCCAGACGCACAATAATCAAAAAAATCAGCATGGATGAAGGCAGGGATGACATGTCTCTGACCGATATTATAGCCCTCATGGACGAGGACGGACTTAAGCGGGAATTCAATCAGGTGCGCACTGACCTGAAAAACGTAATGCACAGGCTTAATGACGAAAACCTCGCCCTCAAAATCCTCTACAGGACAAACATAGGTCTCGTTAACGACTTTTTCGACAGACTGGGCATCACCGCAGGCAGCACTTACGGCACGCACGGCAAGTCCAGAGGCGTTAATTCCCTGCTCGACAAAAGAGGATAG
- the flgM gene encoding flagellar biosynthesis anti-sigma factor FlgM — protein MRIEDKISLSLKKTEQSEQTKTKKSESSSVKKSAETDSVSLSSGAKEAVAVSKKLKAASDIRIDLVNEIRGKIENGTYEVSGKQVAEKVVNAAIDDIF, from the coding sequence ATGAGGATCGAAGACAAAATCAGCCTCTCGCTGAAAAAGACAGAACAGTCTGAACAGACAAAAACAAAGAAGAGCGAATCTTCCTCTGTAAAAAAGTCTGCCGAAACTGACAGTGTCTCCTTATCCTCCGGCGCCAAAGAAGCAGTTGCCGTTTCCAAGAAGCTTAAGGCGGCTTCCGACATACGCATTGACCTTGTGAACGAAATCCGCGGCAAAATCGAAAACGGAACCTATGAGGTCTCCGGCAAGCAGGTCGCGGAAAAAGTCGTCAATGCTGCCATAGACGATATTTTCTAA
- the flgK gene encoding flagellar hook-associated protein FlgK — protein MSNIFGIFNSGVSGLMASQAGIDVTGHNIANVNTAGYSRQTVSLTTQTPNISGSQVYGRGVQITSITRVYDEILAESIRNEESQLSFYSSVQTTLSKVTIYFNELEEGSGLGESLRDYFNAWSDFSNNPTDQSEEAMAKRVTLVETTNTLTQKIQSSYNQLESFRDESDYNISAYVSEINQLSEALAKINGEIAKIESVGSTANDYRDQRDQILARLSEIANVTVNEKDNGQVTVYLGGSALVDDKVSYKLFAESDNENDGHYKITWGTSIDSKGQTELTQYITGGAMGAELITRDEILTDYMGQLDELAVTLINETNRIHSLGQGVNRFTQITSTNGVANPSFVFSQEAGSFPAAEITKGTVRVTVYDSDGAVAGTYDIDIDPDKDNLNSVIQKISGADGDMTGGKLQASIALDNSIKISTEAGYTFAFTEDTSNFLVAAGLNSYFSGTGAGDIQLSSQIQENNLYIAAGTSGAEGDNTVAKALADLKYEDVFEDKGITIDGFYSYFVATIASEKSQVDTFVTTITYSLSELQLKMEEIQGVSMDEELTNLMKFQRSYEASARFITTVDSMIDKLINGTGLVGR, from the coding sequence ATGTCCAATATTTTCGGCATTTTCAACAGCGGTGTTTCCGGTCTCATGGCTTCTCAGGCGGGCATAGACGTGACAGGGCACAACATAGCCAATGTCAATACCGCAGGCTATTCCAGACAGACAGTGAGCCTCACCACCCAGACTCCCAATATATCCGGCTCACAGGTATACGGAAGAGGCGTTCAGATAACGTCAATCACAAGGGTATATGACGAGATTCTGGCGGAAAGCATCCGTAACGAAGAATCTCAGCTCAGCTTCTACTCCTCAGTCCAGACGACGCTTTCAAAAGTTACGATTTATTTTAATGAACTTGAGGAAGGCTCCGGGCTTGGCGAATCACTGAGAGATTATTTTAATGCGTGGAGCGACTTTTCAAACAACCCCACAGACCAGTCCGAAGAGGCTATGGCAAAAAGGGTTACCCTTGTTGAGACAACCAACACTCTCACACAGAAAATTCAGAGCAGCTACAATCAGCTTGAAAGCTTCAGAGATGAATCGGACTACAACATATCTGCGTACGTCAGCGAGATAAATCAGCTTTCCGAAGCCCTCGCGAAAATCAACGGCGAAATAGCCAAGATTGAGTCTGTCGGCAGCACCGCAAATGATTACAGAGACCAGAGAGACCAGATACTCGCCAGACTTTCCGAAATAGCCAATGTAACCGTTAATGAGAAAGACAACGGTCAGGTCACTGTATACCTAGGCGGCAGCGCCCTCGTTGACGACAAGGTGAGCTACAAGCTCTTCGCCGAAAGCGACAACGAAAATGACGGTCACTATAAGATCACTTGGGGAACCTCTATAGATTCCAAAGGACAGACAGAGCTAACTCAATACATAACAGGCGGCGCAATGGGCGCAGAACTGATAACCCGGGACGAGATACTGACAGACTACATGGGTCAGCTTGATGAACTGGCGGTTACACTGATTAACGAAACCAACAGGATACACTCTCTCGGTCAGGGCGTTAACAGATTTACCCAGATAACCTCCACAAACGGTGTTGCGAATCCGTCCTTCGTATTTTCTCAGGAGGCGGGCTCATTTCCTGCCGCTGAAATTACCAAAGGCACGGTGCGGGTAACGGTTTACGACTCTGACGGGGCAGTAGCGGGCACCTACGATATAGACATAGATCCTGACAAGGATAACCTCAACAGCGTTATACAGAAAATCTCCGGCGCGGACGGTGATATGACCGGAGGCAAGCTTCAGGCTTCCATAGCTCTGGACAACTCAATTAAGATCTCCACCGAAGCGGGCTACACCTTCGCATTCACTGAGGATACATCAAACTTCCTAGTGGCTGCCGGTCTCAATTCCTATTTCTCGGGAACCGGAGCGGGTGATATTCAGCTTTCCAGCCAGATACAGGAGAACAACCTGTATATAGCAGCGGGCACAAGCGGCGCAGAGGGGGACAACACTGTCGCCAAGGCACTCGCCGATCTCAAATATGAAGATGTTTTTGAAGATAAAGGCATAACCATAGACGGCTTCTACAGCTACTTCGTGGCGACAATAGCCAGCGAAAAAAGTCAGGTGGACACATTCGTAACCACGATAACCTACTCCTTAAGCGAGCTCCAGCTTAAGATGGAGGAGATACAGGGCGTATCTATGGATGAGGAACTCACCAACCTGATGAAGTTCCAGCGTTCATACGAGGCAAGCGCAAGATTCATCACCACCGTGGACAGCATGATCGATAAGCTGATAAACGGTACGGGGCTTGTGGGCAGATAA
- the flgF gene encoding flagellar basal-body rod protein FlgF — MLNGLYVATSGLMMQSRRVENIANNLANVNTAGYKKDVPVFTEYFPTEKEFPQNFIRTTDYNKAMNSTVKMSENKTDFSIGYLRETGNKLDFALTDPNTFFTVDTPFGIRYTRDGAFTINENNELVTAEGYPVLSNIDDDNPQPIVLPDNYTVSETGVILVEGEAQDQLGIAYFEDTDNLQKVGHNLYAAVDVIPEQAENPGVTAGYIEGSNVNSVMEMVRMIDAMRGFETYQKVIQSIDSINGTAINTVGKSV, encoded by the coding sequence ATGCTGAACGGACTTTATGTAGCCACCAGCGGGCTCATGATGCAGAGCAGGCGGGTGGAAAACATAGCAAACAACCTCGCCAACGTGAACACAGCAGGCTACAAAAAAGATGTGCCCGTGTTCACAGAGTATTTCCCCACGGAGAAGGAGTTCCCGCAGAATTTCATACGCACCACGGATTACAACAAGGCGATGAACTCCACAGTGAAAATGTCTGAAAACAAAACGGATTTTTCTATTGGCTACCTTCGGGAGACAGGCAACAAACTTGACTTCGCTCTCACCGACCCCAACACCTTTTTCACAGTGGACACTCCTTTCGGCATCCGTTACACCCGTGACGGGGCGTTCACAATAAACGAAAATAACGAGCTTGTAACTGCTGAGGGCTACCCCGTACTCTCCAATATAGATGATGACAACCCGCAGCCCATCGTTCTGCCGGATAACTATACGGTAAGCGAAACGGGCGTTATTCTGGTGGAGGGAGAAGCGCAGGATCAGCTCGGCATTGCGTATTTTGAGGATACCGACAACCTTCAGAAAGTCGGTCATAACCTCTACGCAGCAGTGGACGTAATCCCCGAACAGGCGGAAAACCCCGGTGTTACGGCAGGCTACATAGAAGGAAGCAACGTTAACTCGGTAATGGAAATGGTGCGCATGATAGACGCCATGCGCGGTTTTGAAACCTACCAGAAAGTAATACAGAGTATAGACTCAATCAACGGTACAGCAATCAACACCGTCGGCAAATCGGTGTAA
- a CDS encoding flagellar basal body L-ring protein FlgH, which translates to MSTKKRKFFTAVLVLTALFIFSGCAKQYDFEPEAYAPSYKEDLELYAKQQREKVPTASLWADSGVRGTLFLDYKARQVGDLIVVNIVESSSASNSNSTQTSKSGSNNSSVTAALGLPLNLGMNNFLGTGNEFNPTIGTNTSESFAGNGSKSKSDTVSATIAARVIEILPSGNLVIEGNREIIVDQEKQIIKLTGIIRQKDISAENTVASTAIADARISYSGKGILSDSNKKGWLGTVLGWVWPF; encoded by the coding sequence ATGAGCACAAAGAAGAGAAAATTTTTCACGGCGGTCTTGGTTCTCACTGCCCTTTTCATATTCTCAGGCTGCGCGAAGCAATACGACTTTGAACCTGAAGCGTATGCGCCGAGCTATAAAGAAGACCTTGAACTCTACGCCAAGCAGCAGAGAGAAAAGGTTCCGACTGCCTCCCTCTGGGCGGATTCAGGCGTGCGCGGAACTCTGTTTCTGGATTACAAAGCACGTCAGGTCGGCGACCTCATCGTGGTGAACATTGTGGAATCATCCTCCGCCAGCAACTCCAACTCCACACAGACCAGCAAATCCGGCAGCAACAACTCCTCAGTAACCGCCGCTCTCGGGCTTCCTCTTAACCTCGGCATGAACAACTTCCTCGGCACGGGCAACGAATTTAACCCGACCATAGGCACAAATACATCCGAATCCTTCGCTGGCAACGGCAGCAAAAGTAAATCCGACACAGTGAGCGCTACAATAGCCGCAAGGGTGATAGAGATTCTTCCCAGCGGCAACCTCGTCATAGAGGGCAACCGCGAGATAATAGTCGATCAGGAAAAACAGATAATAAAACTCACAGGGATAATAAGGCAGAAGGATATAAGCGCGGAAAACACCGTAGCCTCCACAGCCATAGCCGATGCCCGCATATCTTACAGCGGCAAGGGCATATTATCCGATTCCAACAAAAAAGGCTGGCTGGGAACGGTTCTCGGCTGGGTATGGCCGTTCTAG
- a CDS encoding type II toxin-antitoxin system RelE/ParE family toxin: protein MRIEWKDKAVEDLLTILAYIADDSTEASQALKELIDEKVNGLLLYPQMYKEGRVKNTRELIIHPSYILIYAEKDNIIDILRILHSRQQWP, encoded by the coding sequence GTGCGTATTGAGTGGAAAGACAAGGCTGTTGAGGATTTGCTGACCATACTTGCATATATTGCTGATGATAGTACAGAAGCCTCTCAGGCACTGAAAGAGTTGATAGATGAAAAAGTAAACGGATTGCTCCTTTATCCTCAAATGTATAAAGAAGGACGGGTCAAAAATACACGTGAACTAATCATTCATCCCAGCTACATATTAATTTATGCAGAAAAAGATAATATAATAGATATTCTGCGCATTCTTCATAGCAGGCAGCAATGGCCTTAA
- the flgA gene encoding flagellar basal body P-ring formation chaperone FlgA, with protein MKAKTIMTLFLFSVLTAAASFSAHAANVISIENECVTVEDIFPNIGIKDQVFCGLDYGETRKLSVQLATHIINKYNIKAAPGEAYFNRKGRKIEQTEIEAKIYERLSQIYPHAELQIDKIRIQSDIYTAEDGKFSIDISNPRIGGMYGRLNNGFKDTGFTVYVKGYMEVFVTTDRIRKGDTVENYIKTEKVELSRLRGEPITNPEGLIATRGIGAGVPLTGEFVSEQPDLPEGAAVKLVYKGSGMQLETRGILQENAFSGNVVKVKNADSGKIVTAKYQGGRTALVNF; from the coding sequence ATGAAAGCCAAGACAATTATGACCCTTTTCCTTTTTTCCGTGCTTACGGCGGCGGCATCTTTTTCCGCACATGCGGCAAATGTCATTTCTATTGAAAATGAATGCGTAACCGTGGAGGACATTTTCCCGAACATAGGCATAAAGGATCAGGTTTTCTGCGGTCTTGATTATGGTGAAACAAGAAAGCTCAGCGTTCAGCTCGCCACGCATATCATCAATAAATACAACATCAAGGCAGCCCCGGGTGAGGCATACTTCAACCGCAAGGGCAGAAAAATAGAGCAGACAGAGATAGAGGCGAAAATATATGAAAGACTCTCGCAGATTTACCCCCATGCGGAGCTTCAGATAGACAAAATCCGCATACAGAGCGACATATACACAGCAGAAGACGGAAAATTCAGCATTGATATATCAAACCCCAGAATCGGCGGCATGTACGGCAGACTGAACAACGGGTTCAAGGATACAGGCTTCACTGTTTATGTGAAGGGCTATATGGAAGTCTTTGTTACCACAGACAGAATCAGAAAGGGCGACACTGTGGAGAACTACATAAAAACAGAAAAGGTTGAGCTTTCAAGATTACGTGGTGAGCCTATAACAAATCCTGAGGGACTGATCGCGACACGAGGCATCGGCGCGGGCGTTCCTTTGACCGGTGAGTTCGTCTCAGAGCAGCCGGATCTGCCCGAAGGCGCAGCGGTGAAACTGGTTTATAAGGGAAGCGGAATGCAGCTTGAGACAAGAGGAATACTTCAGGAAAACGCCTTCTCCGGCAATGTGGTTAAAGTCAAAAACGCCGACTCGGGTAAAATAGTCACCGCAAAGTATCAGGGCGGCAGAACGGCGCTGGTTAATTTCTGA